The genomic DNA CCGATGTCCAATCCATTCGAAATCGTTAAACGTTACTTGAATCAAATCGACCTTCTTCAGCGTGCCGACACCGATTCGGACGTCGTTTCGATGATCGCTTGCAGCGTTGATGAAACGGCCGACCCTGCATCGATGTCGGATGTCGACCGATTCCTCAACTGCCGCCTGCGACGCAATGACATCCTGTTGCGCAGCCAATCCAATCGATGGGTTCTCGCATTGCCGTTGGCTGAAGATCAGTTGGAAGACCATTTTTCGCGGCTCCAATCCGAACGCCTCACTACAAATCGCAACCGTCCCCATGGACCGTTGCCCAATGTGAATTTTGAATCGCTCGGCTCATGGCGTGTTGTGGCTCAGCGCTCACAGATACTCGATTGTGTTGTGACGGAATTCAGCTCCGATCGCGCAGTTGCGATCATGGCAAGCGAGTGTGTCGACGGAGCGTTTCCCGCCGCATTGCAGACATCGATGGCGGAGGGAATCTAGTGCCTGGAACAATCTTATTGGTCGATGACAACCACGAAATCCTGACGGGAGTCCGGATGCGTTTGGGAGCTGTCGGTTACCAAACTCGGACCGCCTGCGACGGGCAAACCGGAATCCAATCGGCGATCCAACATCCTCCCGACGCGATCGTGATGGATGTTCGCATGCCCGGAATCGACGGTTTGCAAGCCGTTGCGGAATTGCAATGCCGCCCCGATACAAAAGACATCCCGATCATCGTGCTTTCGGCTAGCTTGGCCGATGAAGAGTCGGCGCTCGACGCTGGGGCTCATTTCTTTGTTAAGAAGCCGTATGTCGGTACCGAATTGATAGCAGCAATTCGCGCCGCCGTCGGTCTCAAATCCGTACCGTCCCAAGGTGGTTCAGAATGAAACAGCGATTCCTATTCGCCGATATCAACAGCGATCCGATCGGCGACCAAACGCCTGCGAATCACACGCCCGCCGCAGGGTTTTCACACCAAGAACCTGTCGATCGCGACCCGACACTCGATGCGGTATTCAGCGCATTGGGGATGGATTTGGGATACCTCGGCGACTCGCAAATGGTCAGCGACAGCGCCGGCGACCAGTCGATCGACGATCGCCCGTGGGTCCTCCACGTCGACGACGACGATGCATTTCGCAACATCGTGCGGTTGCGATTGGAAGCTGCCGGGATCTGTGTTGCCAATGCTAGCGACGGGATTGAAGGTATCCACCAAGCGTTCCGGCAGCGTGTTGGTGCTATCATCCTCGACTTCGAGATGCCCAACGGTCGTGGCGATTATGTCCTGGGGCGACTGAAAGGGAATCCCGTCACCATGGACATTCCTGTTATCGTGTTGACCGGGATGCGAGATCCGCTGCTGTCCGAGCGTTTGTTAGAGATGGGAGCGGCGGCATGTTTGCGTAAGCCGCCTCAATTCGACGTGCTAATTGAACAGATCGAACAACTTGTGTGTGCGGCTGCGCGATGACAAATCGCTGAAAAGAGCACGATGTCAGCACGACGGGGTTTGTGCAAACAACGCTTGCTGCATCCCGCCGATCATTGTGGGAAATCTAAACAATGATGGTGATATCGACGATCGGTCGTTGGGGAACTTGACTTCCTGTAATAATCACCTGAACGCTGCGCTATTTTTGCGCAAACCGATCGTGGGCAGGAACAGGGGAAATCATGAAAGTCAGTCGACGGCAACTGCTGGCCGCTTCCGTGGGGAGCGTATTATCCGCAGGATCGCTGCGTGCGGCCCCGACGATTCATGTGAAGAAGCGTCGCGTGCTGCGGGTTCTCGGCACGCACGTCACC from Rosistilla oblonga includes the following:
- a CDS encoding response regulator, with the protein product MPGTILLVDDNHEILTGVRMRLGAVGYQTRTACDGQTGIQSAIQHPPDAIVMDVRMPGIDGLQAVAELQCRPDTKDIPIIVLSASLADEESALDAGAHFFVKKPYVGTELIAAIRAAVGLKSVPSQGGSE
- a CDS encoding response regulator, which produces MKQRFLFADINSDPIGDQTPANHTPAAGFSHQEPVDRDPTLDAVFSALGMDLGYLGDSQMVSDSAGDQSIDDRPWVLHVDDDDAFRNIVRLRLEAAGICVANASDGIEGIHQAFRQRVGAIILDFEMPNGRGDYVLGRLKGNPVTMDIPVIVLTGMRDPLLSERLLEMGAAACLRKPPQFDVLIEQIEQLVCAAAR